One Citrus sinensis cultivar Valencia sweet orange chromosome 5, DVS_A1.0, whole genome shotgun sequence genomic window, GGTATACAACACTCAAATTTATCCTGTCAAAGCAACATAAATGAAAAGGATTCCTACTTCAAACTACAAAAACATGGCTACTATAGACAATGAGAGAGAGCTCACTGTAACTAATGTGCCTAAAATTTCACAGGCGGAaggccaaattttttttttcctttctctttgttttgtttcctaGTGTCCCTCCTAGAATAGTCAGCAACCAACAGAGCAGGCATCCGAAGCTTTTTGCAACCTAAACCATAATCTATACCTCATAGTCTAGGGCTCAGGCTGCTGCCGGGATCGGCCCATCATATCTGAAACCCCGACCACGTCCACGGCCTCTGAATCTGCCTTGTCCACGTCCTCGCCCTGCAGGTTTTGAGTAGTTTAATTACAGTTTGCAGAAGATATTATACTCCAAAAGGAGTATATATCAATTTAACTAAAGAGAGCAAAATATTGTGCAATGCACCCCCATGTATTTGCTGCAACTGAACTCACTAGAGCAAATCCAAAGTTAAAAACAGGTGATCGAAACCCAGAGGTATTGTCTAAAGgccatattttcttttacttgcaTTTGGATTTGTATAGCCATGCAAGTAGAACACACAAGAAGGCAAAATGACATGAATTAATTACATAACACTAAAGAAgtaaaacttaaccaaaaagCCAGAAACATAATGCATGAAGATATGAAACAAAAGCATGGCAAAACCCATCACAACAAAACTCCCCAATAACTTAATCAAAACCCAGAGAAACTATGGATTCACCACAAAAATACAATCCGATCATACCAGCATAGAAGAGTTAGTCACATCAAGCAAATACTGACAGACCCATCAATCACAAGCACTCAAAAGCCCAACATGGGAGTTGAACTCTacaataagataatatattagtatttgATATCAgtgtcaattttttatttttttttttggtatatgtatttagaaaaaatagatttacaGTAACAGAGAATGTAAAAGCTTACCACGGCCTTCAGCAGAAGCAACACCTCTACCATAGTCATTATAACCACCAGATTCTTGTTGCATATACCTACCACTGTAGCCTCTTCCATGCCCACGAAAACCACCACGGCTTCTTCCACGGCCTCGACCTCTGCCACCATACCAACGCCCACCATCTCCATTGTACTCGACCACTCCATTATTATTTACTATCACAAACAAGgcaaaaataatcataattaatgtttCATCATGCTATTAAATTAAAGCTAGTAAGTTGCAAAATAAGCAGATGCTAGGTAAATGAAATTGCGGCATGGTAAAACAATGGAATCCACCTTTTTCGTAAACTACTAGTGCTGTTGATTACTAGCAGACACAATTACAGCAAACATGGGCTGCACATgctataagaaaaaatatttcactttTCACCCGTGCTGAGAGGACAAAAAATAGATAGGAAAATTTAAAACCAAATTGTCAAAAGTGAAAATGCTCATGCAAAAGAGACAGGAATATGGTCTCAAGTAAACCATATATTGTTTGTCCTAAATTTTTCCTTGCATTAGCCAATAGATTCCCTTCTGTGCAATTAACtaaattctttataaattttctttcctctccaaaatttttaatgaaggGTTTAGTTATAAAGTTCTTAgtacattttattttctaaacaaAAGTCATTGATTCCTGCTGTGTGTGGAATGCGAAATTAAGTGCACCAAATAAGCACAACAAAATAAAGGACATAAGAATTTTACGTGATTCAGCAATTATAACTATGTCCACaggaataaaagaaaataattgtattactaataattattagaatacaatatttgagtaaaaaaattttactttccaAAACTCAAATACACCCAATGCTCTCACACACACTTGAAAGGAAAAACCTCTCAAATACACACTCTCTCCAATTGCTCACTCTCTCAACAATTCTTCACTAGAattatttctctcaaattttgggATGCAGTCACTGAAGGAATACATGctcaactttttatttttcaacatcTGTTTGGTGGCCAGCAAGACAAAAAGTCTTTTTGCTTGCTAATTTGTCAATGATTTCCACCACCGCAAAGTAAAAGTCTTTACAAAAGTCATTGACAAAATAGTCTTTAATTGCAAAAGTCTTCATGCTTTTTTACTTTAACAAATCTCTATCTCGgtgaaaattttactaaaatctGAACCAACTACTAGTGAACCATTATATCCAAAGTGGTTGTGTCTTTATGACTGCGTACGGAAGGAAAGTACAAAGCAAGGCTCGTAGCAAAAGGTTTTGCTCAGAAGGAAGGTATTAACTATAATGAAGTGTTCTCTCCAGTTTAAAACTCCATTTGTAACTTACTTGCCTTGGCGGCTGAATATGAGTTAGAGTTGGCTCAATTGTTAAAACGACATTCTTGTATGGAGATTTGGAAGAAGAAATCTATATGGCTCAGTTTTATGGTTTCAAAGTTATTGTAAAGGAGAATCATGTGTGCAGATTGATCAAATCCTTGTACTGATTGAAACAATCACCAAGACAGTAGTACAAgagatttaatcaatttatataagaatAGAAATTCACCAGAAGTGAACATAATCACTGTGTTTAATTTAGAACACTACAAGATGAAACTTTCATCCATCTGTTACTCCATGTCAACAATATGCTTATACCTTTAAAGAATAAaggtaaaattaaataaaggtaaaattgaaagattaaaaaagcaATTGGCTTCTGAGTTCGAGATAAAAGACTTAAGTAATGCACAGAGAATACTCGAGATGGAAATTCttatagacaaaaaaaatgagcATATGGTTGATTCAAAAGTCCCATTTGAAGAAAGCGGTAGAAAAGTTTGGTATGGATgacaaaaccaaaccaaattcTACTCCTCTAACtcttcatttcaaattaagtttttcttcaTATCTTACATCTCAAGACGAGTGCGACTACATGACTCGTATTCTAAATGCTAGTGTTGTGGATAGTCTTATGTATGTTATGGTGTGCACAAGGCCCGACATATCTCAAGTCGTGAGTATGAATAGTCGATACATGCATAATCTAGGTAAAAATCATTGGTTTGCAATGAATTGGATTCTCCAATATCTGTACGGGACAATTGATGTtgaattattgtttaaaaaggATTGTAGTCAACAATGTGTTGGGTATTGTGATTGCGATTTTGCCAGAAACCTTGACAAGTGAAAATCAACAACGAGTTACGTATTCACATTATGTGTAAGTTCAATTAGTTGAAGGTCGATTCTACAGTCAACAATTGCTCTTTCTACCACGAAAGCAGAGTACATGACAGCAACTGAGGTTGTAAAGGAAGCTATTTGGTTAAAAAACTTGTTAACGAATTTGGGAGTAATCCACGAGAATATTGAGGTCTTCTATGATAACCAAAGCACAATATTCCTGAAGAAGAACCAAACATAGATGCTTGAATAAAAgacataaatgtaaaatacCATTATGTGAGGGAGATTATCGAGAGCAATGTTTTGCTGTTGAAAAAAATCGACACCAAAGATAATCCGTCATATATATTGACAAAGGTGatttccaaaataaaatttcaacattttttgaaattaattcaaatctttCAAATGTGttgagttttgaaaattttataaactacGTTTGGCATGATCCTAAATTTCGGGTACGTAGACAGTCACAGGGACACAACCACTTTAGGGATGATGGTTTACTAATAGTCGGCTCAAATTTTAgcaaaattaaagtaaaaaagcATGAAGACTTTTGGCTTGTTGGGtgaaattgaagatttttgCAATTAAAGACTATTTTGCCAATGAAGTTTACAAAGACTTTTGGCTTGCAGTAGCGGAAATCATTGACAAAGTAGCAGGTAATTTTCAAAAGCCACCAAACAaatgttgaaaaataaaaatttgagtatGTGCTTAGCCAAATGAAGAGGAGAAACTCTCCTATAAATACTAAGGCACTCCTTTAGTGAATGcatcccaaaaataaaaagaaacaattcaAGTGAAGAATTGTTGAGAAAATAAGCAATTAGAGAGCAAGTgtatttaaaagatttttcctTTCAAGTGTGTGTGAGAGTATTGGGTGTATTTGGACTTTGGGAAGTGAGGTTTCTTCACTCAAAAATTgtactctaataatttttagtaaTAAGATTATTTTCTCTTACTCCCATGGACGCAAGCATAATTGCTGAATCACGTAAAATTCTTgtatcctttatttttctgtgatTATTTGGTGAGTTTGATTCCGTATTCTACACACAATAATTCCAtgaatatgaaatttatttagtcTTAAAAACTATCTACAACTTCAGTTTAGTGTCTTTGTCAATTTTGAATTCTCTTTaactcttaaatttaaaacactATAAGGATGCTTACCCCAATATAACAACTATATCACATGAGTAATTGCGTAATAGTATACCACAACTACACCACACCAAAAGAAGCAATATTCAAAAGTACTCGTAgcgattaaaaaaaaaaggccataaataactaaaatatgtGCTGCCCCTATGACTTAAGATGATTGTAATCACCTATAAATGACATCCCCTccattgaaaaagaataaataaaataaataaagtatcaCGTTTGTGTAACATACCTCCACTTCCAGCCCTTCCTCGGCCGGCCCCTCGTCCAGGCATGCCAGGAGAGCCCTCTACATCCACAAAAGTGAAGTCATATCCATCAATAAATTCAGAAAGATTAAATcagtaaaaaatgaaaataaatgctCTTACCTCCATGATAATCATTTTCAACCCATGGTTTCACTTGATCAGCTGGAATAGGTGGTTGATACCTGCAAAAGTAGaagaattcaatttaattcaaataagtaaataaaagtgGCTTAGAATACAACAAAATCTATACATAAAAAGTGGTCCATGATGTGGCAAAACTTATagctaaataaacaaatttgcCATTGAAAGGTAATTAAAATCCTTCAGTTTCTATACTGTAATTAAAGAAACTAATGAAGATCATACAAAAAGGcctgatctctcaagaaacaCAGTATGTAGATGCTTATCATTTGCGTCCAAATCTACTACAACAATCCAATAAAAAGTACATCTGTTCAATCATATAAGCAAATAATTAATGTGTTTTAGATTTACTTATAACTCTAACATACCCTGTGGAAGATGTATCCAGTTCCTTCTTTGACAATGTAACAGTTATCACCGATACATGCCGAGTAGTTTCCAGGCTGCACAAGCGAGAAATACATAAGCAAAATAACAACGAAGACAAATCAATCATCCACAATAGCAAAAGCTAAACTTTCTTACGGAAGAAGGCCCTCTTCTAGTGGCTCCCACATGTCTGTTATATCAGTAGAACCAATTGCTGTGTTCTGATGGAGACCCACAATCCTtctctgaaaaataaaacaaattacatTGCTTTTACAACTACAGGTTGAGACAAATAGTCAAATAGGAATCCTTAACCGTtggtaaataaatattagttgtGTTTCCTAGTGACCCACCTTGATCAATTCAGCAATCATAACAGTTTTGTTAATGGCTCTCCCCATGGCTTTGAGAGAAATTTCGTTAGAACCTTTCTcctgttaaataaataaacaaaatctatttattattcaaactaataaataaaattataacatctcACATTATTCatcaattagaaaaaaaaagaacaaaaatgagGAGACCTGAAGCAGAGTGGTGGCGTAAGTAATGTAGTTTCTCATTCTTCCTTGAGTCGTAATGCGAATCTCATTCTCGTTAATCGGAGTCTCCGCTTTCGGCTTCTCCACTCTCTGGTACCGatccatttcttcttcttttgtttttgtttttctcttcttttttatttcaaatttcacgcaacaaaatcacaaa contains:
- the LOC102620254 gene encoding uncharacterized protein LOC102620254 encodes the protein MDRYQRVEKPKAETPINENEIRITTQGRMRNYITYATTLLQEKGSNEISLKAMGRAINKTVMIAELIKRRIVGLHQNTAIGSTDITDMWEPLEEGLLPLETTRHVSVITVTLSKKELDTSSTGYQPPIPADQVKPWVENDYHGEGSPGMPGRGAGRGRAGSGVNNNGVVEYNGDGGRWYGGRGRGRGRSRGGFRGHGRGYSGRYMQQESGGYNDYGRGVASAEGRGRGRGQGRFRGRGRGRGFRYDGPIPAAA